The Henckelia pumila isolate YLH828 unplaced genomic scaffold, ASM3356847v2 CTG_461:::fragment_3, whole genome shotgun sequence genome window below encodes:
- the LOC140872017 gene encoding uncharacterized protein: MAIATIVATTLQGIVGVNQPPPPPPPAQQGTKYHYESLRKNKAPTFDRSSDPEVGQNWLKNMETQLRLLEIPEGVKVNVVTPFLEDKSRKWWEAIFPAMGPVTWQQFRDAFLKQYFPAKIKLQKLSEFENFGQTPEMSVMEYTSKFNSLGTYVPTVMADDTLKMHRFKKRLNSRIQSALAVFQATSFVDLMGASIRAESDIKRREDENKNKRPLSGPSNPSGQGFKRPNQSNGPSKGSAPTGTTTKSCPICNFRHPGEFRRTSGACFNFGKMGNHIADCPKLKKVGTGPNVANTSGKPKEDKPNARVFAITQEETEDARNVVAGTILINQFPAYVLFDCGATHFFISKRFSKKLRLEPEMLVEPYRVATLTSKTIETHKVHRNCIICINRHTFEASLMSHPVFETCHRRCYKFF; the protein is encoded by the coding sequence ATGGCCATAGCCACGATAGTGGCAACCACCCTCCAGGGTATTGTGGGCGTGAATCAACCACCGCCACCTCCACCTCCTGCTCAACAGGGGACTAAGTATCATTATGAGTCCCTTAGGAAGAACAAGGCGCCGACCTTTGATAGGAGCTCTGATCCGGAAGTAGGTCAAAACTGGCTCAAGAACATGGAAACTCAGCTCCGATTACTTGAAATTCCGGAAGGAGTTAAGGTCAATGTAGTGACACCGTTCTTGGAAGACAAATCAAGAAAGTGGTGGGAGGCAATTTTTCCAGCAATGGGGCCAGTTACGTGGCAGCAATTCCGGGATGCTTTTCTGAAACAGTATTTTCCGGCAAAAATCAAATTGCAAAAGTTGAGCGAGTTTGAGAACTTTGGGCAAACCCCCGAGATGTCTGTGATGGAGTACACATCTAAGTTCAACTCCCTTGGAACTTATGTACCGACAGTCATGGCTGATGACACTCTGAAGATGCACCGTTTTAAGAAAAGACTAAACAGTCGGATTCAGTCAGCCTTGGCAGTTTTTCAGGCTACAAGTTTTGTTGATCTAATGGGGGCATCCATTAGAGCCGAGAGTGATATCAAGAGGCGTGAAGATGAAAATAAGAATAAGCGACCCCTTTCAGGTCCATCTAATCCAAGTGGACAAGGATTCAAGAGGCCAAATCAATCTAATGGTCCATCCAAGGGTTCCGCTCCGACTGGTACAACAACTAAGTCATGCCCCATTTGCAATTTTCGTCACCCGGGTGAATTTCGTAGAACATCTGGTGCATGTTTTAACTTTGGGAAGATGGGAAACCACATTGCTGATTGCCCCAAACTTAAGAAAGTGGGGACTGGACCAAACGTGGCCAATACCTCAGGCAAGCCAAAAGAGGACAAACCCAATGCTCGAGTGTTTGCCATCACTCAAGAAGAAACTGAAGATGCAAGAAATGTCGTGGCAGGTACCATTCTGATCAATCAATTTCCTGCttatgtattgtttgattgcgGTGCCACACATTTTTTTATATCTAAGAGATTCTCTAAGAAATTAAGGCTTGAACCTGAAATGCTCGTCGAACCCTATAGAGTAGCAACTCTTACTAGCAAAACTATTGAGACTCATAAGGTTCACCGAAACTGCATTATATGTATCAATAGGCATACGTTTGAAGCTAGCTTAATGTCACACCCTGTGTTCGAGACGTGTCACCGGCGTtgttacaaatttttttaa